The Scophthalmus maximus strain ysfricsl-2021 chromosome 7, ASM2237912v1, whole genome shotgun sequence genome includes a window with the following:
- the si:dkeyp-59c12.1 gene encoding ras-related and estrogen-regulated growth inhibitor-like protein — MEANIVVLGTERVGKSALTVRLLTRRFIGEYGDVESIYSHSFAVDGREVTLNVWDSPYSEDSSGETSLFEKKVQWADAYVLVYSICDRASFNSVGRLIQTIRSAKVYLNADKAPIVIVGNMRDLHHRRTVLSEEGRLLALNTDCHFYEVSAAENYHGVLMVFHGLVDRMKDAKLTTKRPLGFKGIVRSMSAVFARRRTDSF, encoded by the exons ATGGAGGCCAACATCGTCGTTCTGGGCACCGAGCGCGTCGGAAAGTCAG CGCTGACTGTGCGCCTCTTGACCCGGCGGTTCATCGGGGAGTACGGAGATGTCG AGTCCATCTACAGTCACAGCTTTGCGGTCGACGGAAGGGAGGTCACCCTGAATGTTTGGGATTCTCCCTATTCTGAG GACTCGTCCGGGGAGACGTCCCTCTTTGAGAAAAAGGTCCAGTGGGCCGACGCCTACGTCCTCGTCTACAGCATCTGCGACCGGGCCAGTTTCAACAGCGTCGGCAGGCTCATTCAGACCATCAGATCCGCCAAAGTCTACCTGAACGCTGACAAGGCGCCCATAGTGATTGTGGGTAACATGAGGGATCTACACCACAGGCGGACAGTGCTGAGCGAGGAGGGCCGCCTCCTGGCCCTCAACACCGACTGCCACTTCTACGAGGTGTCGGCGGCCGAGAACTACCACGGCGTGCTCATGGTGTTCCACGGGCTGGTGGACAGGATGAAAGACGCCAAGCTGACCACAAAGAGACCTCTGGGGTTCAAGGGCATCGTGAGAAGCATGTCTGCTGTGTTTGCCAGGAGACGGACAGACTCCTTTTAG